Proteins from a genomic interval of Chitinophagaceae bacterium:
- a CDS encoding carboxypeptidase-like regulatory domain-containing protein produces MKFIDKKQANFCVILDQNQLNIKLHHPQQNTYRSRLYKILATLLFAGTTQSTFATDNKTPAEIETIIQQNTRDLSETFDQKKIEDSTTHAIKGHIKDAHTNEDLPFASIRFKDTKIGTVSDLDGNFKLNIPDTLKSDSIFIIIQNVGYEEQVIAIDKSDTQILIELIPNENRKHDIIYVGNISVQEKKWWQFWR; encoded by the coding sequence ATTAAGTTTATAGACAAAAAACAAGCAAATTTTTGTGTTATATTAGACCAGAATCAACTTAACATAAAACTACATCATCCACAACAAAACACTTACCGCTCACGACTCTATAAAATACTTGCAACCCTCTTGTTTGCCGGGACTACGCAAAGCACTTTTGCTACAGACAACAAAACACCTGCGGAAATAGAAACTATAATTCAGCAAAATACGCGTGATTTAAGTGAAACTTTTGACCAAAAGAAGATCGAAGACAGTACAACACATGCCATAAAAGGACACATAAAAGATGCACATACAAATGAAGATTTACCTTTTGCTTCTATAAGGTTTAAAGACACAAAAATAGGCACAGTAAGTGACCTTGACGGAAATTTTAAACTCAATATTCCTGACACGCTTAAATCCGACAGTATTTTTATCATAATTCAAAATGTAGGTTATGAGGAACAAGTGATTGCAATTGACAAATCAGATACGCAAATTTTAATTGAACTGATTCCGAATGAAAACCGGAAGCATGATATCATTTATGTTGGAAACATAAGTGTTCAAGAAAAAAAATGGTGGCAATTTTGGCGATAG